The segment GCTGAGCCCTTCTTAGGGAGAGGCACTCTCTGTGCTGGGGTCTGGGAGGCTCTGGGTAAGTGTCTCTCAGAGTACACTACTCCAGAAAAATGGTGGGAGGGAATGTCTTCCGGGGACCCCCCACTTTGGGAGTTTGGGTGGCCAACTTCAAACCATAGCAGTCCCTCTTGCTCTGGTTCTCTGGGCAGAGGCTAGAACCCCACTCCTCCCCATATTCATACCCCTTCAGCTCCCATCCACTACCCTGGGGTGGAAGGAGGGTCACTCTGTCCTTTTTCTATACAGACCCTACGCTCAGTCAGTCATCCATGGCCAGAAAAAATTCTAAGGAGGCCAACAGAAAGGACACATTGTGTATTTCAGTCTGTGTGTtatgctggctttttttttttttttttttgcccagggTGCCTGTAGTCATTTCTGAACCTGTTCACACCTGCTGTGGTCCTTGCAATGTcactaccccctcccccccaaaccccACACAGGCCAACACAACCCTCCACCCCTTCATAACCTTGGCCTCTAAGGTCCGTCCCTCTGCAAGCTGcttgctgccccccaccccacggcTGTTGCAGGTCAGTTTCTGCCGCGGGAGCACACCCTCCTCTggctttcccccttccctcccaccgcGGGGAGATACCAGCTCAGGCACATCCTAGGGGAACCCGCCCACCCGCTGCCAACCCCAGGCTCAATCCGGAGTCCTGAGCTCATTCTTCAGGGAACTTATTTGGTTGGAGGGCAGAGACAGCAGGTGACTCGGTCACCCTAGCAACCGGGTTTAACTCCGGGAGGGCAGGGGCGGGAGGGCCGTCCAGGGTCTTTAGTAGATGTTTTCAGAAAGTAGAAGCTTTtaatgacatttattgagcacttgctgttTGCGGGTGTGGCGCTAAGCTCGCTGCACTTATTAATAAGGTCGTGCAACCCTCACAGCAACCCTGGTTGGGAGATGCTCTTATTGTCCCCATTGTACGGAGGAGACTGTGGAGAGTGGACTCATGCGCCTTCGCTTAAAGGCTGTCAATGTCATAAAGACCTCCAAGGACGGCGGgtgaaagcaaaaccacagagagGTCCAAGcacaaataaaaatgggcaaaagagggcgcctgggtggctcagttggttaagcacctgccttcaccTTAGGTCATTCTCACGGGGTTCTGGgaaggagccccacatcaggctccctgctcagtggggagtctgcttctccctctccctctgctgctccactCGTGctggggtctctctctctctcactttctctcccaaataaataaaattttttaaaaaaatgggcaaaagacccaaacagacatttttccaaagaagacatacttaTGGCTGACAGGTTCATGAAAAGAATTTCAACATCATCACTCATGGAGGTGCCTTTTCCAAATACCTTGTCACCCTGTCCCCTAGTCCTTGACAGAACCCATTAGCGTGGCTACCTCCATACTCTGCATGCTCTTCTGCATCCCCTTTCTCTGTGTGTAATTAATCTTGGAACATCTTCTCACATCAGTACAGAGAGATTGTCTCCTTGCTCATTATCCACTCCAACATCCTTTCTGGGAGGGAACGattgaaaacaacccaaatgcccttGTCAGggcaaatacaaataaaacttctCCCTGGTGCCAAAAAGGGAGACATCCCCTCTCCCTTTTCTGAGAGCatctactttagaaaacttgcaaaTCTTTCCCCTGCTCctattcaagtctttaaaaaaaaagctgaataagCCTCTAGCCAGTTTCACTTCCCAGGATCACTTTTCTCAAAGACATCTCTTTATAACGTATATAAGACCATCTCTTTATAACGTAAATGTGAAGAAAGTCAGTGCCCCCATCACCCAGcctctgggggagggaaggagcctaACATCAGTGTTTGGCTTCCAGTTGTGAAAAACCCCCTCATAAAgacatgaatttctttttcctgcgGATAAAGACAGTTAGCTAACCCCGATAGCCATCCCAATTACTAGGTGAATTCAGGGTGAACGATGTAACCCTCCCTTGAGGACCAGCTACCATTTGAGAATATGGACATAGTAGGTTGTATCTTCTGGAAGATGTGAAAGGAGGGGTTTCTTTCTGCCTTTGCGAGCTTTTCGGTCAATTGTCTGTGCTGTGCACCCATAATCTGGTTTGACGCTTATTTAGTAATAAAatggttctctttctcttctgcttttgtgGAGAAGTTTTCTGGTTGGCGGGagattctgttttaaattttgtcttcaaTACCTTCAAATGTCTTTCTACGGAGGGCTGGTTGCATAAATTTGGTACCTCcccacaatggaatactatatggTCATGACAAAGAGCCAGAACCTTCTCTCCATTTTAATTGTTGAGCAAAAGTGCAAGGTACACGGTAGTTTGgtactttttctgtaaaaagagTCTGTATTTGTACTTGCATAATCTCTGCAAGAGTGAACAAGAAACTAGTAaaagtgcttgtgtgtgtgcacgtgcccatgagtgtgtgtgtgtctttgtgtgtgttgAGAAGAACTGGGCAGATGGGGGACAGGAGAGAAGGAATTTTTTTGCTgaacatcattttatattttctgatttttgaaacATGTGACTACATTATCTATTCACAATAAATTAAAAGGAGGGCTGGTGGCAAGCAAACAAACCACTAAAGAAAAGAAGTCCCAGGACCAGACATTCTCTAAGCACTTGATTCTATTAATTTCTGAGCTTAGCCTTGACGTTAGAACTAACTGAAAACCGATGATATTGATTTTGGGGTTCATGTTAGACTTTTTCTTGGGAGGGCTGATTTTAGTGTAAAAGCAGGGAAAtgtctatctaaaaaaaaaaaaagaaagaaaaaagagaacaaaataacaGTCATGTAGCGAATGCACTCCTTCCCAGACTTCCCAGGGTTCTCAGGGTCCAATCCTGGCCTtggtgagtgggggaaggggatgggacTCACTTCCAGAGTTTTGGTGTAGCCCCTTCCCCCATCATCTCTCTGCCTCCCAGGAGGTCACTCACTTTCCAAGCAGCAGGACCTTGTGGGTCAGGAGGGGTGACAGGAAGGGGTGTGTGGGGTACAACGTCCATCCATATTGGGAACTGGGGAGTCAGGATGCCCAGGGTCCCACCGTTTGCCATCTTTTAGAAGCTTCTCTGCGAGGAGAGtgggaaaaaggaaatggggCAGGGGTCATCTCTCAACCACCCTGGCCACTTCTACGTTGTGTAGATTGTCCCTTGTTATTGCTGTCGGGCAGCAGATCAGGAAATGGCCCAAGAGGGCTTGCTACATGCTGGGCGCTTCTCCCCTTTATCCCCGTGCTAAGCCTCTGAGGTAGGTGCTATTTATCATAATCCCCATTttaggaaaccgaggcacagagaaataAGTGACTTCCCCGAGGTCCCACAGCCTGTGAGGGCTAGCTCACCCTCTCAGTGGTGGCGCTTCTGACACCCTTGAGCCTGCCTCCAGCTGGGTGCTGCAAACCTGCTCTCTCTCAACAGTCCGAAGGAGTTCGGCAATGGAATTGCGGGCACTGTGACCCAGAGTGGGGGAGGGCTGTGCTTTGCACTTCCAGGTCCCGTGGGGGGCCTTGTGGCGTTCTCCACCCTTCCTGAGGGGAGCTGGTGGCGATGCTTAAGTACTCAGCCTGGGCCTCCCAGCTCCCTGCCACTTGCCCTTGGGACCTTGGGCATGTGCCCTGCTCAACTTCCCAGGTGTTAGTAACGGGGGCGGCTCAGGGCGCTGTCCTGGACCGCGCCAGGTGTCCTAGGCGGAGCACCGCAGGTTGCAGAAGTCGGCCGATGAGAAGAGCCTCAGCACGTTGACCAGTGGGAACATGAGCAGagctccgagcagggagcccagctgcACCGCCGCGCCGCACCACAGGAGGGCGCTGCGGCTGCGGTCGCGCAGGATCACGCCCAGCATCACCTTGACGTAGCTCAGACAGCCAATGAACAGCACCCACGAGGCCACCTGCGGATAACGGGTGGCAGAGATGCAGAGTGAAGGGGACTTTGGGCTGAGCCCCAGGGGAGAAGGATGCTTGTAGGGTGACCTAACTGGGCTAAGGGAACCCCATGGAATAACCTTTAAGTTCAATAGTCTTTGGGGGTGACCCCCTAGGGCTAAGAGGGCCCCATGAGTTGACACCCCCGCCCAGGGCAAAGGAGAACCCAGTAGCCTTGGTGCCCCCCGTGATCAAGTCAAGGGCATCTGGGAGAAAGCCAGGGCTGAGGTACACATGGCAGGGACAGTGTGGCATTCAGCGGAGAGGCTGGAATGTCACCTTGGACCAGCCACCTTACCTTCCTAAGCCTCCATTCCCAAAGGAGAAgcatccctccccctgcccaaccCCACCTGGGGCTTCCTTCAGGCGCAAACACAAAGACTTTGGCCAACAGAAAGCGCCTTGGCTAggcgagggggagggagggaggcggctGCACAGGCCAGATACTTACAATGAGGATTTCTCCAGCCCAGTGGCCCTGCATGAGGGGGCAAGGGCTCATCACGGCCATGGCCATGTTGTAGGCCCCGAAGCCAGTCCCGAGCACCGTGAGGACCCCCAGAATTGGCAGAGACCTAGGGCAGAGTAGAGGAGGAGAATGGAGGAGGTGAGCAGCCTGACTTCTGCCTCCCCTACCCTGGGGCGCCGCGTAGAATGGTCAGTGTCTCTCTGGGTTAGAGGTCAGATCCACATGGAAACTTCCAGGCCACCTGGCTCAAGCAGGTCAGTGAGCTTCCTGAGGGGCAAAACTGGTCTAAGTCACCCTGAGCATTCATGGCAGGAGAAACAGAATGGACTCTGGTGCTACGGGGACCTGGTTCAGATTCCCCTTCCCACTGAAGCTGTGAGACTGGCCCCTGAGCCTGCTTCCTCACCAGCGCGAGGAGCCGGGCAGGGCCGCCGGAACCTGTGGAACGGAATGCGCAGGGCCTGGCCCGGGGCCCCACCCAGTGTCCCGCCAGCTCCCATTTCCTCCTGCAACATGCCCAACCTCAGCCAggaagccgggggggggggggggcaaggatGTGGCTTGCAGCCTTGCACTGCAGGCGGTGCTGTGAGCCTCAGCTGACCCCTTCCCCTCCGGTGTCATCTACAACATGAGGTCTACGTGATCTAGGGGCCCTGATGGCTGGCTGGGATCCCACGTCGGCTCCAGTATGACAACAGAGGACACTGTCCTTCATTAGAGGTCATCCCCCTGGGGCCTCCCTGTGCACGCTCTTCAGAACACCAAGACTGCCTGGGGTCCTGCGTGGGAGTGGagggcctggccctgcctctAAGGACTCTTTCTGCTCTGAGATTCTTGGAGCCCCTGTCTTTCAGACTGGGCATTTCTAACATTCTGGGCGCTCCCTATTCCACACATCTGTGGACTGTGCTTCTGCTTCCCCAGAAATCTCCAGCCTCCTTCCACAGTTTCAATCCCTAAGGGAGAAAATTCAGCTTTCTGGCAATGTGacattttctgtctgactttcctcttctcgttctccctccttcctgagctggggaagggggcgTGAGCAGGTCAGAGAGGCCCGTGAGGGCAGGCAGGGCAAGAGAGCTGGCTGGGAGGTTGTGGGCCCTCAAGTTTCACGACCCCAAAGTCTGTGTGTCCCTTCCCAGGGTCTGAACCCCTGCAGCAGAACCACTTAGGTTGTGTACTAAAATTTGAAATCTCAGGTCCCAATGTAGGCTGGCTCAATCTGCATTTTGTCAATTTGCTTAGCCACTCTTCCAGATCTGCCACTGTAAAGGAGCCAGAGTGAGCCGGAGGCGGGAGGACAGGGCTGAAGTCCTGGGAAATAGACCATGGGATTAGACCCTTTCTGTGAGCCTCAGGGTTCCCACTTGTAAATGGGAACCTCAGCTCCTGCCTGCGCATTCCTCCTCAAGGCCCCGTGGCTGGTCAACACCTACACTGGACCTGCCCTGCAGAGgtactgctctaaaaatccttaCCAAATTAGCTCATTTTATGCTCCCAGCAATCCTAGGAGGGAGaactactattatccccattttccagataagtatccttgaggcacagagaggtgaagtgatttgtCTGGGACCTCATTGCTAGGAAGTGGccgagttgggatttgaacccaggcagtcaaGCCCTAGAAGCCATGTTCCATATGCAGAACCTGACAGTTGGGGTTTGGAATTCTGATTCTGGAATGAAATGCATCCAACAAGAGTTCCCCAGGGCCAGTTGGGGCAGACCTGTGCGACAGAAACATGGAGAGGAAGCAGGCGAGAGGGTTGGCCATGGAGCTGAGGGTGGTGGACAGGTGGTAAGCAACAGGCCCGTAGGAGAGGCAGGAGTAGGTCTGCACGGAGGGCAGCACGCCGTTGGTGAGCGCGTTCACGAAGGCCACCAGGATGTAGATGAAGGCCAGGTGGGCTGGGCGGTCGGAGGCTGTTTTCTCCTCTGGATGCCCCTGGGCCTTGCTGCTAGCCCCTGGGTCTGGGGGGCCCAGGTCCTCCCCTTCCCGTGGCCGGATGGAGTGGAGGGTGACCTGGGAGGTGAGGAGGTCTTCTATGGAAGATTCCCTGGGTCTGGGCTGAcgctggaggagaaagaaagcaacCAGGCAGCAGGCCATCATgaaggagagcaggaggaagaagaCCAAGGGCGAGAAGTTGGCCGGGAGGTAGCGGCTTTCCAGATGGACGGTGGAACGTGTCGTCCCAGGCAGGTCAGACACCAAAGTGCTGTTAGCTCCCTGGGGAAAGACAAAACCAGGGTCAGGCAGATCCCCGGGGGATGTCGGGACACAGGTAACAGCAATATTAATAATCATATCCAATAAATAGCAGGCATTGCTAGTAAGTAAGGGCCGAATAACACACACAGAACTCCTCAGGCAGGGATCAGAAATGCCCAGCGCTCAGACGGCACTTCGCCTGGGTCAGCCCGTGCGTGCCTCCTTGTGGCCCCAGGCAGTGGGCACCATCAGCCCCAGTTCTGGAGGGCTTGGGGGTGTCAGAACGCTTCATCTTCCCTGAGGCTCATGGGGGCTATGTGGCTTCTTTCAGACTTAGAAGCTATGCCTTTTTTCATGCTGCCGCCCGCCAGGGCCGGAGACCGCAGCCCCTCCCGAGGTTGCCCTGTGGGGCCTGGTGTGGCCAGATCCCTTCTTAGCAGATGCCGGGCCCCTAGACCTATGCGtgtgaaatttcaaaatatttacatgtCTTCAACTAATTCAAACACTTAAAAGTGGAGTGCTCTCAGGATATGGtggccctggggcccctgggtttGCACCCACGGCTGGACCTCTGTGGTTTGGGCGATGCCAGGCCTTATGTGAAGTGTCCAACTTCACAAGTGTCCACACAGTGGAGAAAAGTTGGACGTTTTAACAACACGAAGCATTGAAGCAATGTTAAAGTCTACCGTTctgggtgcgtgggtggctcagacggttaagcgtctgcctttggctcagggtcctgggatcgagccccgtgtcgggctccctgctcagcggggagcctgcttctccctctccctctgctgctccccctgcttgtgctctctctctcacgcacgcatgatctctctctcaactaaataaataaaatcttaaaaaaaataaagtctacggTTCTTAGCCCTGGCTGTACCTCAGCATCACCTGAGGACTTTTGAATAAATACAAGTTCACCATCCCTGTTTTGCAATTTGGAAATGCAAAAAGCTCTGGAAGTTCGGATTTTTTTCATGCCTCAGTTGGCAGCCACACTTGAACGGAGGTAGTCTATTTACAGCCTGATGTGCCCACTGGGCAGGAATGGCCCCCGGGCTGTAGGCAGTGACGTCACTGTGCTGGACTGCTGGGTCACAGGTGCTCTTGCAGACCAGGACAGGTGTGTTCTAAAGTCCGAAACTCCAGATTCCAAAACACTTTGGACCTCAAGAGTCTCTGAGAAGCCCCACGCCCCAGAGAGTTTCTTTCACTGGCTGGATGGGGTGGGGCCCACCGCTGTGTTTCAGTAGCCCCCCCAGGTAGGTGATCTGATGTGCAGCCAGGTCGAGAACACTGGTCTACCCAACATCTAGGAAACACAAGCCCTCTGCATGGTCTTCCTTGTGACCAAGCACGGAGCACTGTAATGGGTCATGCCCGGTACCTGTAGGAAGACAGTCTTCCTGGTGGTCTCAGTGCTTGGGGTGgtgtctgatggctgagtgacATTGACACAGGTGGCGAGACCCGAGCCCTGGGCAAGAGCCAccagggcaggcaggaggccGCTGAGTCCTTCACCCACAAAGAAGGTGGTGAGGTAGCGGGTGGGCAGCCGGCTCATGAAAGGCAGGAAGGTGACCGAAGAGGTGCAGTCCACCAGGGCCAGGAAGAAGGTGAGGACCATGAAGGCAATGCTGTGGTGGCCGTCCAACACCCAGGAGGTGACATTCCAGAGGAAGGCGAAGAGGGTGCAGGCCAGGGTGCCCACAGCCAGCACGGTGAAGATGATGGGCACTTCGGAAAGGCAGCTGGGCTGGAAGTGATGGAGCAGGGTGACCAGGAGGGGGCCGATGTTGGCCAGCTGGATGACCACCGTGAGGTAGGAGGGAAGGTACCACCCCTCGGGCAGCTCTGTCACCAGCAGGGGCAGCTCTACCCACAGCCCGTTGATGGCTACCCAGGAGCCCATCCCGAAGGTGCAGACCAGCAGGTGTACCAGGAGGGCCATGATGATGTCTGCCCTGTGCCGAAGCCGCCTCCTCCCAGATCAGCCTGCAGTGGGAACCGTGGACAAAAATGCCAGGTGAGCAATATCAGGGTCACCGTCTGTCAAAACAGTATGCCATTTTCCCTGATCTTTCCCCTTCTCATGAACAAGTTGGCTTTTTATGATAGGAAAACACAGACAAATTCTTTTATAACTAACCTTTCCAGAGGGGCAAGCTTCTCTAACTGTGGCTCATAATTCCAGAGACCATCAAAGAAAAGTTGGACACATATAACtgcataaatattaaaacaaaagtaatcTGACAACAAAACaccttcttcaaaaaaaaaaagagaaaaggtcagAAATACCAACAGTAAGATCAAAAGATGACCACctgggggaaatatttgcaatgtaAATCATAGACAAAGGGATCatcttcctcttctgtaaagagTTTGTAGAAATTAAGAACAAAAAGACTGAATAGAAGAATGGGCAAAGGATGTGAACAGTTCAGAGGAAAAGGTACAAATAAACcttaaacatacaaaaagatCTGGGCTTgcacccagctctgcccctggcTAGCAGGGTGACCTCGGGCATTTGAcattgcctctctgtgcctcctattcctcatctgtaaagagagGACAG is part of the Neomonachus schauinslandi chromosome 10, ASM220157v2, whole genome shotgun sequence genome and harbors:
- the SLC52A3 gene encoding solute carrier family 52, riboflavin transporter, member 3 yields the protein MALLVHLLVCTFGMGSWVAINGLWVELPLLVTELPEGWYLPSYLTVVIQLANIGPLLVTLLHHFQPSCLSEVPIIFTVLAVGTLACTLFAFLWNVTSWVLDGHHSIAFMVLTFFLALVDCTSSVTFLPFMSRLPTRYLTTFFVGEGLSGLLPALVALAQGSGLATCVNVTQPSDTTPSTETTRKTVFLQGANSTLVSDLPGTTRSTVHLESRYLPANFSPLVFFLLLSFMMACCLVAFFLLQRQPRPRESSIEDLLTSQVTLHSIRPREGEDLGPPDPGASSKAQGHPEEKTASDRPAHLAFIYILVAFVNALTNGVLPSVQTYSCLSYGPVAYHLSTTLSSMANPLACFLSMFLSHRSLPILGVLTVLGTGFGAYNMAMAVMSPCPLMQGHWAGEILIVASWVLFIGCLSYVKVMLGVILRDRSRSALLWCGAAVQLGSLLGALLMFPLVNVLRLFSSADFCNLRCSA